From Rhineura floridana isolate rRhiFlo1 chromosome 5, rRhiFlo1.hap2, whole genome shotgun sequence, a single genomic window includes:
- the LOC133386193 gene encoding TSC22 domain family protein 1 isoform X2, protein MDLVKSHLMYAVREEVEVLKEQIKELIEKNNQLEQENTLLKTLASPEQLAQFQAQLQTSSSPASSQPQGTTQQPSQPASQGSGPSA, encoded by the exons ATG GATCTTGTAAAGAGTCATTTGATGTATGCTGTAAGAGAAGAAGTGGAGGTTCTCAAAGAGCAGATCAAAGAGCTAATTGAGAAGAACAACCAACTGGAGCAGGAAAACACCCTTCTGAAAACACTGGCCAGTCCAGAGCAGCTGGCCCAGTTCCAAGCACAGTTGCAGACGAGTTCTTCACCTGCATCCTCCCAGCCACAAGGAACAACTCAGCAACCTTCCCAGCCAGCATCACAAGGCTCAGGACCCTCAGCATAG
- the LOC133386193 gene encoding TSC22 domain family protein 1 isoform X1 has product MTAQWCRRQVAMDLGVYQLRHFSISFLSSLLGTDSSALRLDSSSSGASVVAIDNKIEQAMDLVKSHLMYAVREEVEVLKEQIKELIEKNNQLEQENTLLKTLASPEQLAQFQAQLQTSSSPASSQPQGTTQQPSQPASQGSGPSA; this is encoded by the exons ATGACTGCCCAATGGTGTAGGAGGCAGGTGGCAATGGATCTAGGAGTCTACCAGCTCAGGCACTTCTCCATTTCCTTCTTGTCATCTCTGCTGGGCACCGACAGCTCTGCCCTGAGGCTCGACAGTAG CTCCTCCGGTGCGAGCGTCGTAGCGATAGACAACAAAATCGAGCAAGCCATG GATCTTGTAAAGAGTCATTTGATGTATGCTGTAAGAGAAGAAGTGGAGGTTCTCAAAGAGCAGATCAAAGAGCTAATTGAGAAGAACAACCAACTGGAGCAGGAAAACACCCTTCTGAAAACACTGGCCAGTCCAGAGCAGCTGGCCCAGTTCCAAGCACAGTTGCAGACGAGTTCTTCACCTGCATCCTCCCAGCCACAAGGAACAACTCAGCAACCTTCCCAGCCAGCATCACAAGGCTCAGGACCCTCAGCATAG